The DNA segment ATTTCCCGCCAACCGGAAAAAACCCGGCTCATGCTCGGGCGGATGTTCAATCTCCGGGTCAAATTTTCTGTTTACACCTTTCTTATCATGCTGATTATTATCGCCGGTTCGTATATTTTCATCAATAACCGCAGTGTCATCAAGACTCATGAACATTTGCATGATACGGTCAATTCGTTGTCGAAGACCGTAGCGGCGCAGGCGGCCGCTTATATTCTCAATCATCGCTCCGATGTGGAATTCGACGAACTCGCCATCAGTTATACCAAGGCCAATCCGGAACTGCTGATGCTTGTCATTACCGATTCTTTGGGAAATATTCTCGCTGATACCCGCGACATAAAAAATTTGCACAAGAAATTTATCACCCCGGTCGGAATTGACACCGCCAGAGTGGGCCGATATCAGGAATATCGGGAGAATGGGGAGGACCTGAATTACCAGATTCATTATATCCGGAGCGGGGAGCGGATCATAGGCGAGGTCGAGGTATCCTATACCGGCAAATACTACATTAAAGAAATCAATGCCGAACGCCGCAAGGTCATATTCCTGACCCTGATCGGCCTGGCCGTCGGTATCGGGGGCATTTATCTATTATCCAGCTATTTTGTCAGTCCCATTGTCCGGATCACGGAGCGGGTCCGCAAATTCAGTTCCGGCGATATGGAGACGGAACTCCCTCCCGAAGGAGTCGAGGAATATTTCGAAATTTCCAAGGCCCTGAATGAAATGATGAGCCGGCTCCGCCGCGACCGCGAAAATATCATTGAAAGAGAGAGGGTGGCCAAGGAAATCGAAGTGGCCGGTCAGATTCAAAAAACGCTTTTGCCGGCCCGCCTGCCGGATATCCCCGGCCTCCAGATGGATGCTTTCTATCGCGCCGCTTCCCGTATCGGCGGCGATCTCTATGACATTTTCAAAATCGACGAGAACAATTATTGTATGCTTGTCGCCGATGTCTCGGGAAAGGGGATTCCGGCGTCGCTCGTAATGTCGGTCTTGCGAACGATCATCAGAATCCAGGCCCGCGGAAAGGTCTCTGCGTACCGAATCCTGGTTGATGTGGACAAGTATATCCGGGACGATATCCCCCCCGGAATTTTTATCACTATCGTGCTGGCCGTTTATGATGCCTCGACCCGCCGAATGAATGTTGTTTCGGGGGGCCATAATCCCATGATACTGCTTCGGCAGAGGACCGGGAAAGCCGAACTGGTGAATCCGCCGGGAGTCCCGCTGGGGCTGCCGCTGGAGTCCGAGGATGATTTCGCGAAGAAATTGCAGGAAGAAAATCTGCAAATAGAGGATGGCGACGTTATTTTCGCATATAGCGACGGTATTACCGAAGCCATGGACCGAACCGGGGCCAAGTTCGGTTTGCCGAAACTAATCGAGCTTTTCAATGAAAAAGTCGAGGGGGTCAAGACCGGCGGACCGGCCGCGGTCTCATCGCTGATTTTATCGAGTATCGATGACCATGCCGGGATGGCGGTCCAGAATGATGATATAACTTTTATTACCATGGTCGCAGGGCCCGCTCGCAAGGCGGCTCCGGGGGCAGATATCGAAAGCCAGACCCTTCCCTGAACCGGCCGATCCGGCTTGTCGTGGAGTAATCCCGGCCAAAAATTGTTACTGCTTTTTTACCCAATTTGGTTATAATTACCTGTATGGATAATATAAAAATATCCGTTTCCGAAAGCGGCCGCGACGACAGCATCTCGATTATCCGTGTGGACGGTGTAATAGATACTTTGACGGCCACCCATTTGGAGGAAGTGCTGGACCGAATCCTCAAGCGGGAAAGATTCAAGATAGTTCTGGACCTGGCCGGCGTCGATTATATTTCATCGGCCGGGTGGGGCATATTTATTTCGCGCATACGGGAAGTCAGAGAAAACAGGGGCGATATCAAACTTGCCAACATGGTCCCCAACGTTCATGAAATATATGAACTGCTTGAATTTGATAATGTCCTCACGGCCTTTGAAAATCTAAATTCGGCCAAAGAAGCTTTTTCCGGAGCCCAGACGGACGGCGTAAAAAAAAAAGACCCCACGGTAGCGGTCCGCACAATAGTTGAGGAATTACCCGCCTTGACCGGGTCCCCAATCGCGTTGGGGGCCGGTAATCAAGTCTCTCCGGCGGTTGAAGCGGAGCGGACGGAGGCAGAAGGCATAGTTTTGCGGGCGATCCGTGAGGACCCGTTCTATACGATCGCCGAACTCCGTCTCGTCCTTGAGGAAACGGCGCCCGATCTTCGCGTTGGCTGGTGGGGGATATTCCAGATTCTCAAGAGGAATCGCCTGGTATCCCGGCGCGCCCGTTTTCGCTTTGCCCGGCAGGCTTGGAAACGCTCCTGATATTTTCGATTGACACAATTATTGAAATCTGTAATTTGGTGTTGAAAATCATAATTTAACTTTATGGCTGAAAAAGTCTTAATAACTATCCTCGCCGCCCTCGTTGCCCTTCTTTCGGGGCTGATATTGGCTCGCCGTAAAAGGGAAAAAGGAAAGATTCTGGTCAGTGAGGAAGCGGTCAACGATCTGGTAGCCGGAATTGTTAACAATATCAAAGCCGGGAAAATTCAGGATATCGCCGGCAGGGTTTCAATGACGCTCAAGAAATATCTCGGGTGCGACAAAATTGTCTTTCTCAAACAATCCCGGGGTCAGTTGGAATTGAATTATTATTATGGCATACAAAAATTTAACCGCGATGATTTTAAACTGAAATTTGGTCAAAATCTTTCCGGGCGGCTCAACTCCACATTTTCCATATCGTCGATTGAGGAATTAAAGCCGGCGGTCCCGGACAATTATCTGAGCCGATTGGTAACTCACGACTTGAAGTATTTTTTCCCGGTCTATCTCCGCAATAATCTTTATGGTGTTTATTTTATAAAAACCGCTCTTCAGCCCGACAACCCGGTTCTTCGTTTTCTCGCCACGGCTTTGGCTTTTAATCTGTCGGCGGCCTATCATATCGGTTCTCAAGAGCAGCAAATCAGGAAGTATGAGGATCGCCTCAAAATTTTGAACAATTCCAAAAACAAAGAGGGCAATCATCCCGATTCGCTTCTGGGACACGAAATGAGTCGTCTCCTGAAAATAAAGGACAGCCGGCAGTTAATTCCGGAACTATTGACCGCCCTGCGGAAGGAATGCGGTTTCTCAAAAATGGCTTTTATTGCGCCGTCGAATCGCGCCGATCAAACGGTGATCCTGATAAATTGGAATGTCGCCGAAAATTCAACCCGTCTCATTAAGGACAGTTATAGCCTGCTCGATAAGAAAATCGAGCAGGAAAATATCTGCGATCTGGGCGATTCCGAGAAACTCGGAGAGCCGTTGAGCGAAAAAATGAACCAGTTGAAGGAACTCGACCTGAGATATATGACCGCTCTCTCCTGGCCGGGGAGCCGCAAAGCCTTTCTGGCCTGGAACGGAGGCAAAGTCCCCAANGATGTCATGAATCGCCTTCAGCAATTCAAGGCCGAGGCCCTGCCGCTTATTGAAAATGTCAATAGGTATGAACGAATTGAGGAACTATCCTACACCGACGGTTTGACCGGAGCCTACAATTATCGCTATTTCCAGAGACAAATCAGAGAGGAATTCGGCCGGGCCAAACGGTACAATCGCAATCTGGCTCTTTTGATTTTCGATATCGACGACCTTAAAATGATTAACGATAAACTGGGCCATCAGGTCGGAGACGAATTATTGCGTTCGTTCGGAAAAATATTGTCCGAATCGGTCCGGGCCAATGATGTGGCGTCGCGCTACGGCGGTGATGAGTTCTGCCTGATAATGCCGGAAACCGATCGCACCAAGGTCCGCCAGTTTATGGATAGGATTCGGGACCAAATTTCCCGGAGTCCTCTGCCTCTCGAGAGCGGGGAGAAGCAGCCGTATTCGGTCTCAATCGGAGGGGCGGTTTATCCGGAAGATGCCGAGAGTGTCGACTCGCTCATAAATGCGGCCGATATGGCCCTATTGAAGGCCAAAGGGGAAGGACGGAACTGCTCGCGGCTTTATATGCCGGAATACAGTCACAGGGAATAAAGGCGGGGAGATAATAAATCCGGCAAAATGGGCCATATTGACGTATTTATCTCTCTGATGATAACTTAATGAAACCAGACAAGATGCCGATTTTATAAAATATGGCTGTCCTTGCGGACAGTCGGAACGAAAATGATAGCAAGGAATTATGAGTAAATCAAGAAAGCAGGGATGGCTCGCCCCCCTGGGGCTCGTTTTATTGATTATAACCGCGGTGCCGGCCGTAAAGGCCCAATCCGATTCTTATCTTATCGGTTCGGGCGATGTCCTGGAAATCCGTTTCTGGCAGGATCACTCCCTCGACGCTACGGTGCGCGTCCGCCAGGACGGTAAAATTTCGCTCGATGTGGCTGGCGAGATTGACGCCGCCGGAATGACCACCGCCGATCTGGAAAAGAAAATAGTTCGCCAGATTTCCCGGTACAACAGCGCCATTTCACAGGCCGTGGTCCGGGTGACGGAATACAATAATCTGAAAGTATTCCTTTCCGGGCAGATACGAAATCCCGGGAAATATACATTCGAGAAAATACCGGACCTCTGGACCATAATCAACGAAGCCGGCGGTGCGACCGAGTACGGTGATCTGTCCCGGGTGCTTATTATCAGCGGGAGCGGTGAAAAAGGCAAGGTTGATGTTGTCAATGTCTCGGCGCTGGTGACTTCGGGCAAAATGAATGAACTTCCCGAAATTCATTCCGGGGAAACTATAGAAATTCCGCGTTCCCCGGCCGGTTTGCCGGGAACCGCCATCAGCGATCAGGTTTCCCAGAAAAATCTGTTTTATGCCGTCGGAGAAATAACCCGTCCGGGGGCGGTGACGCTGGAAAAGAACACCGACCTGCTTGATGCTATCGCGCTGGCGGGCGGTCCGACCGAATATGCCAATCTCAAGAATGTAACGGTGATTTCCAAGGACGGCTATCGGACCCAGATAATGAAAGTCAATATGAAAAAATATCAGGAAAATGGCCGTCCGGGCCGCTATTTTATCCGCCCCGAAGATACCATAGTTCTTTCCCGCCGGAGCCGGGGCTTTCTCGGCATAGATTCTTTCGCCGGATGGGTCGGGGTGCTGGGTGCGGTCGGCTCGGTGGTCCTGATTGTCGATAGACTGGGAGTCTTCGGACCGGGTCACGGAGGATGATGATTTCCCCAGGGACTGTTTCTGAATTTTCACAAGGAGTCAGTGATGGAATCCTATAGATTGAACAGCCGGATAGTTGAGGACGGTAAAGAATATTTAATTCAAACCATCAATGATACCGTTCAGCGGACGGTGCGCACGTCGCTTTTCGCCGACGGCGAATTGCTTGATGCCATTGATTTGCCGCATTCCGATGATGTCAGCGAAGCCGACCTTCTGACTTTGGTGAAGACTTCTCACGACGAAAAGAAGTCCGAACTGGAGTACCTTCTCAAGAGCTATAGGGAGGTTCTTGAAGAGGGACGTCCGGAAATGATGTTTCATCTGGGCACGGCTCTCTTTTTCAAGCGGATGAATCCCGAAGCATGCCAGTTGTTCCAGGCCGCGGTCAAAGCCAAGCACGATTACCATGAGGCCTATTACTATCTGGCGCAGGTGGAATCGGCTCTCGGTCATAATGATCTGGCCATCAAGGCCGGCAACAAAGCGGTCGAATTGCGCTCCAACTTCGCCGATTATCGCAACGCTCTGGGCGAGGCCTACCTGGCGGCCGGATCCTGCCGCCGGGCCGTAATGGAGTTCGAGGAAGCAATCAAGTTGAATATTTACTACGCCGATGCCTATTTTAATCTCGCCCTCACCTATATCCTCAATGCCATCAATAAAGAGGATTTTAATATGTTTCCGGATCTGAACGCCCGGACCGGGGAATTGCTGAAAAAAGCGACCCTCATAAATCCCAATTTCCGCACCACGGCCTATTATGACGAAGCCTTGATGGCCCTGAACAAGGGGGAACTCCAGCGGGCTTATTCTCTTTTCAAAGGGGCTCGAGAGGAAAAGAAAGAGAAACTTCGCCAGGAGCGCTCCTCCCATTTCAACCGCTTTCTGATGTACACCAACTGGATTTCGCGGGACAGTATCGAAGAACGGATTGCGATGCTGGAAAAAGAAATCGGGAAGAATCCCGGGTATGTCGATCTCTATTACGAACTGGCGGTGTCATATATGCATCAGTCGCGGTACGCGTGGCAGAGGGGAATGGATTGCATGAGAAGGGCGCTGGAAATCAATCCGAACCTGTCGAAAGCCGCCAAAGCCCTTGAATACGCCGAAGAATTTTACCTCAAGTTGAATGATGCGGTTTTTGATATCACGGAAAAAAGCAATTGAAGAGGATCTCTTGGATACAAAGAACGGGCTCAATATNATCGANTATTATGACGCCGAATCTCCGGAAGCATCGGAATTCAGGCGCCTGCTTCATAATATAAACGGCAACCTCTCCGAGGGTGGGCGGAAATCGCTTCTGGTGACATCGGCCATGACATCGGAGGGGAAGTCGATAATTTCGACTTTCATCGCCCTGACATCGGCCCGGCACAAAAATAAAAAGACCCTTTTGATCGATTTTGATCTGCGCCGCCCGAGAATTCATCGTCTTTTCAATCTTCCCCGCGAAAAAGGCGTGTCCGAGATACTGGAAGAAGGAGTGCCGGTAAGAAATCTGATCAAACCGACTTCTCTGGATAAATTGGATATCCTGACGGCCGGGAAGCCGATTCCCAATCCGTCCGATCTGATTAACGGGCCCGCCGTGCATAAGATTATCGAGGAAATGAAATTTTATTATGACCTTATCGTGATCGATACTTCGCCGGTAATTCCCGTCTCCGATCCGATGCTCCTAATCGAGGAAGTCGACGCCGCTCTTTTGGTCGTGAAGGCCGGCGTCACTCCTAAAGGCGTGGTGAGCCGGGCCTGTGGCCTTTTGGCTCCGAATCGGAAGAAACTGCTGGGAGTGGTGATCAACAATCTGGAGAGCACCCTGCCATATTACTACAATTATAATTATTACGGATATCACTATAAACCATCCAAACATTGACGGCCCGAAACGGTCCGTGGCTCGAAAAGAGTGGTCATGACTACCAATATTCTCACGGTCGATCTCGAAGATTGGTTTGTCGTTGAAAACCTCAAAGGCAACATCGACTATCGCAAATGGGACGAATTGCCGTCGCGCGTCGTGGTCAATACCGACCGGCTCCTTAATCTTTTCGAAAAATTCGATGTCCGGGCGACCTTCTTCGTTCTCGGATGGATTGCGGATCGTTTCCCCAAACTGATCGAAACCGTGGCCGCCGGAGGACACGAAATAGCGTGTCATAGTTACCGTCACATAATGGTGAAGAAGGTCGATCAGGAGACTTTCCGTTCCGATACCGAAATGGCGATTCGCGTCATCCGCAATGCCTGCGGCCTGGCGCCAATCGGCTATCGCGCCCCGAGTTGGTCCATTGATTCCTCCACGCCATGGGCATTTGAGATCCTGGCCGACCTTGGATTCGTCTATGATTCTTCGCTGTTTCCGGTGAAGCACGATATTTACGGCGACCCCGGGGGGCCGAAAGAAATATTCCGCATGAAACTGGAAAGCGGGCGGAATATTTTTGAGATTCCCGCCTCGACTCTGCCCTTATGGGGCAAAAATCTTCCTGTCTGCGGCGGCGGTTATCTCCGTCATTCCCCCCTCTGGTACACGGCCGGAATTATTCGCCGGCTCAACCGGATCGGCCGTCCCGCCGTAGTTTATGTACATCCGTGGGAAGTGGATAATAAACTGCCCCGAATGAAAGGTTTGAACCTCTTGCAGAAGTACCGCCAGTACGGTTCTATCAACACGATGATGCGCAAACTGGAACGGCTCCTGCTCGAATTTCAATTTTGCCGGGCCCGCGATTATATTGAGAGTCTGGCCCGCAAACCGATAGGATTTGAACGATGAGTTATCGCAGTAAAGTCGCCGTTTTGAAAACCGATTCGACCCGGGTGGTGGCCGATTACCGCCGCCTTCTCGAACTGATCGACTATAAATCGATTATAAGCCCCGAAAAAGAGACTGTCATTAAACTTAATCTTTCCTGGACCAAGTATTTTCCGGCCTGCTCGTCGCAGCCGTGGCAACTGGAAGGTGTCGTCAGGACCCTGATAGAAGATAAATATCGCCCCGATAAATTATTCCCCCTTGAAAACAAGACCGTCGTCACCAATCCGGTCAAGGGCGCGAAGAATAACCTCTGGATGCCGGTCCTTAACCGCTACGGCTTAAACTTCACTCCGCTCCCGGACGTGGAATGGATCAAGTACCATTTCAAAGAACCGCTTTTGAGGTTGAATGAAATTTTCCCGGAGGGGATCGAAATACCCAAAATGTATGTCGGCAAGCAGATCATTCACCTGCCGACCGTCAAAACCCACGGCCACGCGGTAACAACCGGGGCGATAAAAAACGCTTTCGGGGGGCTCCTGAAAGAGGTGCGCCATTACGCCCATAAATATATGCACGAGGTTCTGGTCGACTTGATGATTATGCAGAAAGAACTTCATCCCTCGATTCTGGCCGTCATGGATGGTACCGTCTGCGGCGACGGGGCCGGGCCGCGCACCATGACACCCCGCGCCAAGAATTATATCCTGGCGTCGGGCGATTCGGTCGCTATCGATGCCGTAGCCGCCAAAATGATGGGGTTCGATCCGAAGCAGATACCGTACATCAGAATGTGCCACGAACGGGGGTTGGGGGTGGGACGAATCGATGAAATCGAATTTCTCGGCGAAAATATCACGGATATTAATTTCGGATTCAAGACGAAGAAATCGTTTGTGATCTGGGGTGACCAACTTCTGAGAAAAGGGGCGCTCCGCTCCCTGGAAAAAATCGCCCTTCATTCACCCCTGGTTTTCTGGGCCCCGATGGCGAGTAATATCTATCACGACTGGCTCTGGTATCCCACTGTGGGAAAATCGATAATCAGAAAATTCTCCGGGACCGAATGGGGCCGCCTGTTCGAGCAATATAAAAGTAAATAATTGCCCCCGATCTGCGCTTTTGGCCGTTTAACGGCCGGCGCCTCAAAAGCAAAATCGATATCGGCGTTTTTTCCGAAATATATCTTGACTACCAAGTGTATAATCTATAAATAGTTAGATATAATTTTGAGGAGGCAGAGATGAAAAGGTTTTTAATTGCATTGTTCCTGGTGGCGTTAATTTTCGATTTGGCATCAGCCAGGAAAAAGGATCTGGCCGGCTCAGTAGAAAATGCGACTTATGTCGATGATACCTATAATGTATCTATGGCGATTCCCGACGGCTGGGACTGCTCCGTAAAAAAGAGCAAGAGCCCGGTCCGCATGATACTGATTAAGAAGCAGTATGACGTCCCGATCCAGTTTCAGAACGCCCCCAATTTCACCACGATTCCCAAGGTCGTCTTATATATTGATACGACCAGCCTGACCGTGGACCAGTTCGTTGATTCCCTGCTGTCGGACCAGTACAAATCCAAGCAGAAAAACGAGGTTTTATCGCAATTCAAATCGCTTTACGGTAATACTCTGGTGAAAAGAAGAACCAAACAGTCGATCGGTGACATTACCGGGGTTAGGATAGCGACTCAATTGAGATATACGGTGGAAGTCCCCTGGGCCGGTTCGCAGTCGGATCGGGCCGATGTGGTGACCGATTTTTACGGCGGTTCCACCTTCTTCGCCAAGGACGGCAATAATATAATTATGCTCCAGTTAGTTTGTGAATGGCGATATTTTGACGTCCTTGAGCAGGATTTTGTTAAGATGTTGGACGGGTTGAAGTTTACCAGTAAGAAATAGACCTCTCCGGCGTCGCCCGCGACGCAATTTCCATTGACTGGCCCCGGCATCTTTATTATTATCAACGGACTAAATTTATGGAAATTCATTCCAAGGAGGATACATGTGGGTCTTCAGGTCGATCCTGATTCTGATAATAATCGTTATTATTATCGGATTTGCTGTTTATAACAGCGGACCGAGCCAAACCGTTGATATTGATTTGATCTGGGCCAAGCGCTTTGCCGTGCCGGTCATTACGGTAGTTTTCTGGTCCTTCATCCTCGGCTCCCTGGTTTCCCTCCTTCTCTTCATATCCGTTTACCTCAAGCAGTCGGATCAATTGCGGGAAGCCAATAAATCTATCAAGGGTCTGATTTCGGAGGTGACGCTTCTGCGCAATCGGCCGATCGAAGAGGCCAAGGATCTTCTGAAAAAACCTGGCGGGACACAGGAGTAGGCGATGGAAAGTATTGTTGTCATTTTCTTATTGGCTCTTATTTCGCTGATTTTCATCTATATCTATTATGACCGCATAAAAAAGGAAAAGAAAGTCAAGGATCCGACCACCTACATTGAGGCCCTCAAATCGCTTCTCGACGGGCAGGAAGAAACCGCGTTCGCCGGGTTCCGCGAGGTTGTCGCCGAAGACAGCACTAATGTCGACGCCTACGTCCGTATCGGGGATATCCTGCGCAAGTATGGCAAGCCGGACAAGGCCCTGCAAGTGCACAAGGATCTGACTCTCCGTCACGGACTTTCATCCGGGGAAAAATCGACCATTCTGCGCTCCCTGGCGGATGATTTCTTTGCCCTCGGGGATATGGCTTCGGCCATGGCGGCCATCAAAGAGTTGATATCGATTGACGGCAATAATAAATGGGCGACCGAAAGAATGCTTGATGTCTATGCCCAGACCGGCGACTGGGACGCGGCCTTTGAAATGAAAGAGAAATTGACCAAGATAGAAGGCGGTAAAGGGAAGAAGGAACTGGCCTTTTACAAATTTTTCCAGGGCGAGAAACTGACCGCTCAGAAAGAATATCACAAGGCCCGTTTGCATTTCAAAGAGGCGATCGGCATCGATCCCGCCTGTGTCCCGGCCTATATCTATATCGGGGATTCTTATCTTTCGGAAAACCGGGAAGAGGATGCGGTCGAATTCTGGCAGAAATTGATCAAGGTTATGCCCGATGCCTCCAAGTACGTTCTGGGCCGCCTGAAAAAGGCCCTGTTTGATCTGGGGCGGTTCGGTGAAATATCGTCGATCTGCACGGAAATACTCGAGGTCTCGCCCAAGAATCTGGAAGCGCGGATGACCCTGGCCGAGTATCACTACAAGAAAGGGGAATATTCGATCGCGTCCGAACATCTCAGCCAGGCCGCCGAGGATCATCCCGATTCCTATCTTCCCATCCTGGATCTGGCCAAACTTTATCTGACCATCGGCGACAAGCGTCATCTCGGAGAGTTAATCAATAAACTGGAAGATCGCCGCGAGTTGATTGAAAATCAATATCATTGCGATCGCTGCGGCTACAAATCGAAAACCAAAAAATGGTTCTGTCCTTCATGCAAGGCGATTGATAGTTTTGTAGTTTGATGTGCCGTTTTCTTTCTGCTCTTATCGTTACCCTGACTTTTACCGTCCCGGCCGGCGGGTCGGAATTGATCAATCTCATCAGGCAGGGCCAAATGGAAGCGGCGCGGCGTATCATGGACAGCACGGCCTCGGCGGTTCATCGCGACGGCAACCGCATATTTGCTCAGGCCATTCTGGAACCGGACGGTCCCCGGGCGATGACCCTTCTGGAGACCGCCCGGCAGGCCGGTATCGACCCGGCTGACGCGGAATATCTCTCACTGGAGAAGGCCCTTTTCTATTTCGCCGCCGGATGGCCCGATAGTGTCCTGAATGAGACTCAATCGTACCTGCGCCGGTGGGAAAACGGCCGCTACCGCGCCGAAATGATGTCTTTGGAGGCCCGCGCCGGCGAGATATTAAAGGACAGTCAGACGACCAATCGTCTGCTGGAATTAACGGCTCGAGAAAATCCTGATTCCCTGACCGGTTTGAACGCTCGACTCCAACAGGCAAGAATTATGGCGCAACAGGGGAAATATACCGAAGCACGAAAAGTACTGAAGAGACTGATTAAATCTTCATTTGACAATATTGCGTCATCCTCACTTTATCTGCTGTCGCAAATGGCGCTGGAACAAAAGAGAAATGATGATGCGCTTTTCTATTTCAATCTGCTCAAAGAGGAGTTTCCGGACGCGGTCGGCCTGGATGATTTGAGCGACCAGTTGAGCAATTTTCAAGCGAGCGGGAATGATCAGAGTGCGGAGAAGATTACCGGTACGACTTATGCCGTGCAGGTGGGGGTATTTTCGGTGAGAGATAACGCCATGAAGATGACGGATCGCATGAAAAAATATAACCAGAAAGTGGAAATTCTGGAAAAGACCATCTCCGGCAAAAAATATTATGTCGTTTGGGTGGGCAAATTTCTTTCCTCGGATCAGGCGATGGTGTTCAAAGCCCGGCTTGAAACGGCCGAAAACGAGACTTTTCAGGTTGTCGCGCGATGAAAAAAGGCTCCGGCGGACATGATGGCATCACGCCCTTGATGCGCCAATACAACAAAATCAAGGAGCAGTATCCCGACAAGATTCTCTTTTTCCGGATGGGCGATTTCTATGAGATGTTCGGCGATGACGCCGTGAAGGCGGCGCCGATTCTGAATGTTGCCTTGACCTCCCGCGGCCATATGAACGGGGCCCGCATTCCTCTGGCGGGAGTCCCGTACCATGCCATGGATAAGTACCTGGCCCGCCTCCTTGAAGCCGGGGAAAAAGTGGTCGTGGTGGAACAGGTCGAAGATCCCAAACTGGCCAAAGGGGTCGTCAAAAGAGAAGTTGTTGAGATTATTACTCCCGGTACCGCCACGATTGACGGGGTCGCCGATATCGCCAGCCCTCTTTATCTGGGGGGGATCTATCAGGATAATGACGCTTCCGCGGCCGGAATCGCCTACATCGATTTACTCAGCGGGAAATTCTATCTCGATGAAGGCACCAGCGAAAAAATGATTGAGAAATTGCGGGTGC comes from the Candidatus Zixiibacteriota bacterium genome and includes:
- a CDS encoding putative Protein serine/threonine phosphatase with extracellular sensor (Evidence 3 : Putative function from multiple computational evidences), whose amino-acid sequence is MFTRPIREISAEYQADEQYLPSIQNLVKETCINAGLSRRDVGAITLAIEEGVTNIIRHAYLYEKGTVRIRIIIFKKRIVFSLIDSGRSFQPEGEQKLDLKKMVESGRKGGLGFYMISKIMDSVEYLSAPGINELRMTKLISRQPEKTRLMLGRMFNLRVKFSVYTFLIMLIIIAGSYIFINNRSVIKTHEHLHDTVNSLSKTVAAQAAAYILNHRSDVEFDELAISYTKANPELLMLVITDSLGNILADTRDIKNLHKKFITPVGIDTARVGRYQEYRENGEDLNYQIHYIRSGERIIGEVEVSYTGKYYIKEINAERRKVIFLTLIGLAVGIGGIYLLSSYFVSPIVRITERVRKFSSGDMETELPPEGVEEYFEISKALNEMMSRLRRDRENIIERERVAKEIEVAGQIQKTLLPARLPDIPGLQMDAFYRAASRIGGDLYDIFKIDENNYCMLVADVSGKGIPASLVMSVLRTIIRIQARGKVSAYRILVDVDKYIRDDIPPGIFITIVLAVYDASTRRMNVVSGGHNPMILLRQRTGKAELVNPPGVPLGLPLESEDDFAKKLQEENLQIEDGDVIFAYSDGITEAMDRTGAKFGLPKLIELFNEKVEGVKTGGPAAVSSLILSSIDDHAGMAVQNDDITFITMVAGPARKAAPGADIESQTLP
- a CDS encoding putative Anti-sigma factor antagonist (Evidence 3 : Putative function from multiple computational evidences); translated protein: MDNIKISVSESGRDDSISIIRVDGVIDTLTATHLEEVLDRILKRERFKIVLDLAGVDYISSAGWGIFISRIREVRENRGDIKLANMVPNVHEIYELLEFDNVLTAFENLNSAKEAFSGAQTDGVKKKDPTVAVRTIVEELPALTGSPIALGAGNQVSPAVEAERTEAEGIVLRAIREDPFYTIAELRLVLEETAPDLRVGWWGIFQILKRNRLVSRRARFRFARQAWKRS
- a CDS encoding putative Diguanylate cyclase (Evidence 3 : Putative function from multiple computational evidences; Product type e : enzyme), encoding MAEKVLITILAALVALLSGLILARRKREKGKILVSEEAVNDLVAGIVNNIKAGKIQDIAGRVSMTLKKYLGCDKIVFLKQSRGQLELNYYYGIQKFNRDDFKLKFGQNLSGRLNSTFSISSIEELKPAVPDNYLSRLVTHDLKYFFPVYLRNNLYGVYFIKTALQPDNPVLRFLATALAFNLSAAYHIGSQEQQIRKYEDRLKILNNSKNKEGNHPDSLLGHEMSRLLKIKDSRQLIPELLTALRKECGFSKMAFIAPSNRADQTVILINWNVAENSTRLIKDSYSLLDKKIEQENICDLGDSEKLGEPLSEKMNQLKELDLRYMTALSWPGSRKAFLAWNGGKVPXDVMNRLQQFKAEALPLIENVNRYERIEELSYTDGLTGAYNYRYFQRQIREEFGRAKRYNRNLALLIFDIDDLKMINDKLGHQVGDELLRSFGKILSESVRANDVASRYGGDEFCLIMPETDRTKVRQFMDRIRDQISRSPLPLESGEKQPYSVSIGGAVYPEDAESVDSLINAADMALLKAKGEGRNCSRLYMPEYSHRE
- a CDS encoding exported hypothetical protein (Evidence 5 : Unknown function); translated protein: MSKSRKQGWLAPLGLVLLIITAVPAVKAQSDSYLIGSGDVLEIRFWQDHSLDATVRVRQDGKISLDVAGEIDAAGMTTADLEKKIVRQISRYNSAISQAVVRVTEYNNLKVFLSGQIRNPGKYTFEKIPDLWTIINEAGGATEYGDLSRVLIISGSGEKGKVDVVNVSALVTSGKMNELPEIHSGETIEIPRSPAGLPGTAISDQVSQKNLFYAVGEITRPGAVTLEKNTDLLDAIALAGGPTEYANLKNVTVISKDGYRTQIMKVNMKKYQENGRPGRYFIRPEDTIVLSRRSRGFLGIDSFAGWVGVLGAVGSVVLIVDRLGVFGPGHGG
- a CDS encoding hypothetical protein (Evidence 5 : Unknown function), which translates into the protein MESYRLNSRIVEDGKEYLIQTINDTVQRTVRTSLFADGELLDAIDLPHSDDVSEADLLTLVKTSHDEKKSELEYLLKSYREVLEEGRPEMMFHLGTALFFKRMNPEACQLFQAAVKAKHDYHEAYYYLAQVESALGHNDLAIKAGNKAVELRSNFADYRNALGEAYLAAGSCRRAVMEFEEAIKLNIYYADAYFNLALTYILNAINKEDFNMFPDLNARTGELLKKATLINPNFRTTAYYDEALMALNKGELQRAYSLFKGAREEKKEKLRQERSSHFNRFLMYTNWISRDSIEERIAMLEKEIGKNPGYVDLYYELAVSYMHQSRYAWQRGMDCMRRALEINPNLSKAAKALEYAEEFYLKLNDAVFDITEKSN